The sequence below is a genomic window from Oncorhynchus nerka isolate Pitt River linkage group LG7, Oner_Uvic_2.0, whole genome shotgun sequence.
CAAGGGTCAGGTGGTGCTAAAGAAAATGCACACAATAAAATCTACCCTTAGCATCTCTCTTAGTGGGCTGTGTGTTTGTTGCGTCATTGCATTGATGGGCCCatcctacagtatattagctgGGCAAAAATCACCTCTATATTTCTCATTCAGCCTCTCAATACGCCCAAGTATTACTGGTGAGTAGCTTAAACATTAAAACACATTTGGAAACCAATTGAATACACTATATTCACACCACAGACAAGTTAGGTTGAGTTTACACTCAGCAACTAAACCCCATTGTCTCGGCACATTTTGTAGTGTCATGAACCATTCCTTAACCATAGAGGTGTGGGCTAACCTAACCACAGATAGCCTACTGTGCATAGGGACATTCGATTCCTAGGTTTGAACCATTGTCATGTATTACAGAAAGACAGGAAGTCAATTTTGTCAAGTAATGACATATCCCAACATAATTGTCcccaaatacttttttttgtgAGAAATCAAAATATGATTTATATCCTCGTCAAACAGATCTGGTGGTATCTTTCTCAAAATGTGACATGTGGCTTCATAATTCAGGACTTTTAGAAAGGGCCTTGAGGTGAAAAATATATAATTAGCTGTAAATGACACGAAATGATTGTAATGAAGCATAAAGCAGCCTAATCTACAGAGCCTtctagaaagtattcacaccccttgactttccccacattttgttgtgttacagcctgaatttaaaatggattccattgagatgtgtcactggcctacacacaataccacataacggcaaagtggaattatgtttttttattttatttttacaaattaatttaaaaaatgaaaatctgaaatgtcgtGAAAAaagaagtattcaacccctttgtcatGGCCAGCCTAAATACGTCCATGAgtaaaaaatgtgcttaacaagtcacataataagttgcatggactcgctctgtgtgcaataatagtgtttaacatgatgttTTAATGACAGAGGGTGGATCAACAACGTAGTAGTTACTAACCTAACTGACGGCGAGAAAAGAAgcataataaatggagtggaaaGTTCTTAAGAGACTGaccccagaaagactcacagctgtaattgttgCTAAAGGTACTTAGAAACAAAGTATTGActacaggggtgtgaatactcatgtaaatgagatcattctgtatttaattttaaaTTAAATTTggcaaaatttctaaaaacatgttttcactttgtcgggtattgtgtgtagatgggagaGACAAACTTCTTttaaatctattttaaattcaggctgtaacacaagaaaaATGTGGAATTAATCATAAAATCATAAAATaaggtgtatgaatactttctgaaggatcTGTATATAATAGGATCAATGGAACACTAACAGTGGACCAAATGTTGGAATGGAGCCTTCTCACACACAGCGGTTGATTCAAGTTTTCCTAATTGAAAACGGGTGCTATTTTACCTCATTTCAAGTTAGATTGTATTTCTAGAATGTCCCCCTTTTATAATACTGTCTGGAAATGAGCACACACTTATTTAATAAAACAGGGTTGCACAATTTGCCTACACATTTGTTGACTTTCAAGAGGGCATTTCATATTTATTTTGGTGGAACAAATAGGTGACATAGCCTAGCATCATACCCCTACTCTAGTAGTACCCCATCTAGTAGTACCCCATCATACCCCTACTCTAGTAGTACCCCATCTAGTAGTACCCCATCATATCCCTACTCTAGTAGTACCCCATCTAGTAGTACCCCATCATACCCCTACTCTAGTAGTACCCCATCTAGTAGTACCCCATCATACCCCTACTCTATAGTAGTACCCCATCATACCCCTACTCTATAGTAGTACCCCATCATACGCCTACTCTATAGTAGTACCCCATCATACCCCTACTCTAGTAGTACCCCATCATACCCCTACTCTAGTAGTAGTACCCCATGGAGCTGAACTCAACACACAGCATGCAATAGTAGTTACTGACATCTTTTTTTCTTTTGTACAATATCACTGATGTCCTGCTTCCTCTCTGATTGTAGTTATGATGGCCCTCGCACCACGACCATCACCAGATAGTCCTCGTCGGTTTTGGCCAGAGCTTTAGCCGAGGCATCAATGAACTGCTGTGAGAACTCACAGGGAGGGAACGCATGGAGAACACCCTGGTGGTCCTTATCCCGGCTGCCTCCAACGGGCAGGCTGATGACTCCAGCTGCCTGCTTCTGTTTCAGGTAGGACACCAGATTGCGGAGAGGACGCTGGGTGGAAGCTGCAGGGTCCGTCGACGACACCTCCTCGCCGCCGGAACCGGGAACCGCCAGGAGGACGGCGTAGCCGCCGGGGCCGGCCGCTTTGATGCGTCTGGAGACCTCGTCCAGCTTGGGCTGGTCGAGACGGAGACGCTGGGTGATCTTGAGTTCGCCCACCTGTCTCCCCGTGGGGCCGTCGACGAGGAGGTCCTTGGCCACGCCCTGGTGACCCTCCAGGAGGTGCATGTTGGCGGGGAAGTTGCTGTTCTTCAGGAGGAGCATGCCGTGCCAGGCCAGGCTCAGCTTGGATGACTGACTGCCTTTAGAGCCGCCCTGGTCTGAGGAGCGATCCCTCTTAGCTCCGGGtcctctgctgctgctgtcgccGGCTTTACGTTTCCGCTCCCCTGTTGAAGATGTGAGGCCACTGCTGGAGGCCCCTCTCTCAGCGAGATTCCCCTGGTTCTTCAATCTCCTGTCTCCTCCGCCAGGACGCTCCAGACTGGGGCGGCGGTCTCGTCCAGGGGAGGGTCTGTCGTCACCGCGAGGGGGGCGCTCTGAGTCACTGAAGCGGCCTCCGTCGGGGCTACCGTCTGGGGATGGGCCACCTCTGCGCCGGCGTGCCGTGCGGTCAGTGCTGTCAGGAGAGACATCAAGATGGCGACCGTCGTCCATGAGGCGTCGTTTCCGTCCCGGGTCACCGCCGCGCCCCACCAGCTCACGCTCCAGAGACCAGGGCTCCCTCCCCCCCGGCCGCCGGTCTCGCTGCAGGTGATCTGGCAGCTCAAAGACCCCGGGACGTACTCGTTCACGCATAGCCGGGTTAGGGGGCCACTCACCCCCGGGGAAgcccagatctctctctctgaagtggaGCGGCGGTGGAGTCCTTTCTCTGTCCCTCAGCGGCTCAGCTGTGGCTCGGTGGATGAAAGCCTCTGCCACCATGTCGAAGGGGGGTAGAGGAAGAGGCTGAAGGAACTGCTGCTGGTAGTGGTGCTCTGTGTCTGCAAAGTCCACCCTGAGTCTCCTCTCTGGCCCCCCCAGAGGGAAGCCACGCATGTGAGTGCACGCAGCCTGAGCAGCGTCAAGGCTCTCATACTGTATATAAGCCCAGGTGTCCCCCTTTCTGTAGTCAATGGTCCTTATTGTACCAAAGCGGTCAAACTCTCTGGCCAATGCTGCTAGGGGGACCCAGGGTCCGAGCCCACCCACCCATAGGCGTGTGGTGGGGGTGGCCTTACCATAGCCAATCTTTATGGGGTTACGGCCCACTATCTTCCCAGACATGGTGAGTTTGGCACGATGGGCCATGTCTAGGTTCTCAAACTTCAGAAATCCGTATGTGCTGGTCTGTCCCCGTGTGGGCTTTATATCCACCTCTGTTATCACCCCAAACCTGTCAAACGCCCTCCTCAGGTCcgtctctgtgactgtaatgtcCAAGTTGCCCAGAAACAGCGTTCTGTTAGCTCTTTG
It includes:
- the LOC115132531 gene encoding RNA-binding protein 15-like, with translation MKGKERSPIKKRSRVLDDIRDRGGGHPPSKKMGAISVSSGSNNGNSSTKSDAGSTRRSLLGEKRDRDFDGHVSSRSGVSNHSYPGAVASAIGKNHNLGLTLDLATARTSNSRGERALPPPNNNESEYKTLKISELGTQLSDEDIEDGLFHEFKKFGDVSVKISRSNDERIAFVNFRKPEDARAAKHARGRLVLYDRPLKIDAVYINRRRSRSPVERVDRDPYVGAPGHRHLHTQRPLSPSGLGYRDYRLQQLALGRLPPPPLPPLPRDLEREREFALFEARSRPGPAFIAERAAAFREEDFISPEDDQRANRTLFLGNLDITVTETDLRRAFDRFGVITEVDIKPTRGQTSTYGFLKFENLDMAHRAKLTMSGKIVGRNPIKIGYGKATPTTRLWVGGLGPWVPLAALAREFDRFGTIRTIDYRKGDTWAYIQYESLDAAQAACTHMRGFPLGGPERRLRVDFADTEHHYQQQFLQPLPLPPFDMVAEAFIHRATAEPLRDRERTPPPLHFRERDLGFPGGEWPPNPAMRERVRPGVFELPDHLQRDRRPGGREPWSLERELVGRGGDPGRKRRLMDDGRHLDVSPDSTDRTARRRRGGPSPDGSPDGGRFSDSERPPRGDDRPSPGRDRRPSLERPGGGDRRLKNQGNLAERGASSSGLTSSTGERKRKAGDSSSRGPGAKRDRSSDQGGSKGSQSSKLSLAWHGMLLLKNSNFPANMHLLEGHQGVAKDLLVDGPTGRQVGELKITQRLRLDQPKLDEVSRRIKAAGPGGYAVLLAVPGSGGEEVSSTDPAASTQRPLRNLVSYLKQKQAAGVISLPVGGSRDKDHQGVLHAFPPCEFSQQFIDASAKALAKTDEDYLVMVVVRGPS